From Quercus lobata isolate SW786 chromosome 1, ValleyOak3.0 Primary Assembly, whole genome shotgun sequence, one genomic window encodes:
- the LOC115961262 gene encoding phospholipase A-2-activating protein-like isoform X2 produces MTKFMRINGRTNSFVANHLSESLQCLASTLRRWRSGQPSESWEAHKAAIQALIKLPSGELVTGSSDTTLKLWRGSKCTHTFVGHTG; encoded by the exons ATGACGAAGTTTATGCGGATCAATGGCAGAACCAACTCCTTTGTAGCAAATCATTTATCCGAGTCTCTACAATGCTTGGCTAG CACATTAAGACGTTGGAGAAGTGGCCAACCTTCAGAATCCTGGGAGGCTCATAAGGCAGCAATCCAAGCACTCATAAAGCTGCCTTCAGGCGAGCTTGTTACAG GTTCAAGTGATACAACTTTAAAACTTTGGAGAGGAAGCAAATGTACACATACTTTTGTTGGGCATACAg GCTGA
- the LOC115961262 gene encoding phospholipase A-2-activating protein-like isoform X1 translates to MTKFMRINGRTNSFVANHLSESLQCLASTLRRWRSGQPSESWEAHKAAIQALIKLPSGELVTGSSDTTLKLWRGSKCTHTFVGHTDQI, encoded by the exons ATGACGAAGTTTATGCGGATCAATGGCAGAACCAACTCCTTTGTAGCAAATCATTTATCCGAGTCTCTACAATGCTTGGCTAG CACATTAAGACGTTGGAGAAGTGGCCAACCTTCAGAATCCTGGGAGGCTCATAAGGCAGCAATCCAAGCACTCATAAAGCTGCCTTCAGGCGAGCTTGTTACAG GTTCAAGTGATACAACTTTAAAACTTTGGAGAGGAAGCAAATGTACACATACTTTTGTTGGGCATACAg ATCAAATATAG
- the LOC115955734 gene encoding uncharacterized protein LOC115955734, with product MVSISHPPNNSSILIQVHDIQNVSLEDEKAILKQVGRMLRISEGDERNAREFQNMHPEAKKKGFGRLFRSPTLFEDAVKSILLCNCKWTRTLDMARALCELQAELADGWNSENIVKHPKKKGLKRKKFARKQSKVNKCVDENSENSQLLEGNNIKVKALGNFPSSKELATLTKGYLKKRCKLGYRACHIFELAERAEEGKLKLKLKKTSSYEEIFDKLSKIKGFGPYACATLMMCIGFYQMVPMDTETKRHL from the exons ATGGTTTCTATCTCACACCCTCCAAACAATAGCTCTATTCTTATTCAGG TTCATGATATCCAAAATGTTTCTCTTGAAGACGAGAAAGCTATACTT AAACAAGTGGGTCGGATGCTAAGGATATCAGAAGGAGATGAAAGGAACGCGAGGGAGTTTCAAAACATGCATCCAGAAGCAAAGAAGAAAGGTTTCGGTCGACTTTTTCGTTCTCCCACACTCTTTGAAGATGCTGTTAAGTCCATCCTTCTTTGCAACTGCAA GTGGACGAGGACATTGGATATGGCTAGAGCTCTATGTGAACTTCAAGCAGAGTTAGCTGATGGCTGGAACAGTGAAAATATAGTCAAACATCCCAAAAAGAAAGGgttaaagagaaagaaatttgCTCGAAAACAAAGTAAGGTCAACAAATGTGTGGACGAGAACAGTGAAAATTCACAACTTCTAGAAGGCAATAATATTAAAGTTAAGGCATTAGGGAATTTTCCAAGCTCAAAAGAACTAGCTACCCTTACGAAGGGTTACTTGAAAAAACGTTGCAAACTTGGGTATAGAGCATGTCACATTTTTGAACTTGCTGAACGTGCAGAGGAAGGAAAGCTTAAGCTTAAGCTCAAGAAAACATCCAGCTATGAGGAAATATTTGACAAATTGAGTAAAATCAAAGGCTTTGGTCCTTATGCATGTGCCACACTAATGATGTGCATTGGATTTTATCAAATGGTCCCTATGGATACTGAAACAAAGCGACATTTATGA